A single Acidaminococcus sp. DNA region contains:
- a CDS encoding PTS glucose transporter subunit IIA, producing MGWFSRKKEITLVTPVSGKVVSLSEVPDATFAQLTMGDGLAVQPADNKIVAPCDAAVTYIADTGHAIALTSKDGIEILIHIGIDTVKLKGEGFAASVTNGSQVKTGDTLVTFDREGIEAKGYNLVTPVIISGGGTIKVKKVQSGADVSAGCDALLTVSPGK from the coding sequence ATGGGATGGTTCAGCCGCAAAAAAGAAATCACATTAGTTACCCCTGTTTCTGGAAAAGTCGTTTCGCTTTCAGAGGTTCCCGATGCGACGTTTGCTCAGCTTACCATGGGGGACGGGCTTGCGGTACAGCCTGCAGACAATAAGATTGTGGCTCCCTGTGATGCTGCGGTGACTTATATCGCCGATACGGGCCATGCCATAGCGCTGACCTCAAAGGACGGAATCGAAATCCTGATTCATATTGGTATCGATACGGTGAAGCTAAAGGGTGAAGGATTTGCGGCGAGTGTCACAAACGGCAGTCAGGTTAAGACAGGCGATACACTGGTAACCTTTGATCGTGAAGGCATTGAAGCTAAAGGATATAATCTGGTGACACCTGTCATAATTTCAGGCGGCGGCACCATTAAGGTAAAAAAGGTACAGTCCGGTGCGGATGTATCGGCCGGATGCGATGCACTTCTGACAGTCTCGCCGGGTAAGTAA
- the sufB gene encoding Fe-S cluster assembly protein SufB: protein MTMTEDMKAKERKLKTEQVIDSLDDLHNMYDFRNDFKYSYRTDAGLTPDIVREISAKKDEPKWMLDFRLKSLDIFNKMPYPEWGPDISGLDMDNIITYVRPNTQMRASWDEVPDDIKNTFDRLGIPEAEKKSLAGVGAQYDSEVVYHSIQEDLVKQGVIYTDFDTALKQYEDVVRSHFMKLVPPTDHKFAALHGAVWSGGSFVYVPEGVDVSIPLQSYFRLNAPGAGQFEHTLIIVEKGAKVHFIEGCSAPKYNVANLHAGCVELFVGDDATLTYSTIENWSKNMYNLNTKRALVGKNGTINWVTGSFGSHTSCLYPMSILNGEGAHCEFTGVTFAGKGQYLDTGSKVVHNAPNTTSNINSKSISKDGGVCIYRGSVVISEKAEGSKATVSCESLMLDEQSQSDTIPAIIIKNDNVDLGHEAKIGRISDEAIFYLMSRGLSEDEARAMLVRGFVDPVSKALPLEYAVEMNNLINLELKGSI, encoded by the coding sequence ATGACAATGACGGAAGATATGAAAGCAAAGGAGCGGAAGCTTAAAACGGAACAGGTCATTGATTCTCTGGATGATCTGCACAATATGTATGACTTTCGCAACGATTTTAAATATTCCTATCGTACGGATGCTGGCCTGACACCGGACATTGTCCGCGAGATTTCTGCCAAGAAGGACGAACCGAAGTGGATGCTGGATTTCCGGCTGAAGTCTCTGGACATTTTTAATAAGATGCCTTATCCGGAATGGGGTCCCGATATCAGCGGGCTCGATATGGATAACATCATCACGTATGTACGGCCGAATACCCAGATGCGTGCCAGTTGGGATGAAGTACCGGATGATATCAAGAATACCTTCGATCGTCTGGGCATTCCCGAAGCGGAAAAGAAATCTCTCGCCGGCGTCGGAGCGCAGTACGACTCCGAAGTCGTGTACCACAGCATCCAGGAAGACCTGGTCAAGCAGGGCGTTATCTACACGGATTTTGATACGGCCCTGAAACAATATGAAGACGTGGTACGGTCTCATTTCATGAAACTCGTGCCGCCGACAGATCACAAATTCGCGGCACTTCACGGCGCTGTCTGGTCCGGCGGTTCCTTCGTGTACGTACCGGAAGGCGTGGATGTCTCCATTCCGCTGCAAAGTTACTTCCGTTTGAACGCACCGGGGGCCGGCCAGTTTGAACATACCCTTATCATCGTGGAAAAAGGTGCTAAGGTGCATTTTATCGAAGGCTGCAGTGCTCCGAAATATAACGTGGCTAACCTTCATGCGGGCTGCGTGGAGCTCTTCGTCGGTGATGACGCAACGCTGACCTATTCGACGATTGAAAACTGGTCCAAGAACATGTATAACCTCAATACCAAGCGTGCCCTCGTCGGAAAGAACGGTACCATTAACTGGGTCACCGGTTCTTTCGGTTCCCACACGTCCTGCCTCTATCCGATGAGTATCCTGAACGGCGAAGGCGCCCACTGCGAATTTACGGGCGTAACGTTTGCCGGCAAGGGACAGTATCTTGATACGGGTTCCAAGGTCGTGCACAACGCACCGAATACGACGAGCAATATCAATTCCAAGTCCATCTCCAAGGACGGCGGCGTCTGCATCTACCGCGGCAGTGTCGTCATCAGCGAAAAAGCAGAGGGCTCCAAGGCCACCGTCAGCTGCGAATCCCTGATGCTGGACGAACAGTCCCAGTCCGATACGATTCCGGCTATCATTATCAAAAACGATAACGTCGACCTCGGACATGAAGCCAAGATCGGCCGCATTTCCGATGAGGCCATCTTCTACCTCATGAGCCGCGGCCTGAGCGAGGACGAAGCGAGAGCCATGCTGGTACGCGGTTTCGTCGACCCGGTATCCAAGGCTCTGCCGCTCGAATATGCCGTTGAAATGAACAACTTGATCAATCTGGAACTCAAGGGTTCCATTTAA
- a CDS encoding SufD family Fe-S cluster assembly protein, producing MKQQFNELPRPTFKWMKVNHQELDAQKDVKLQSTMMRERHEGAAVVQFYNGNQLPDLGDFPGANKEVLAQAVKGGNVNCKITVPDGKKGAVWLEYQVTEAAPNLVGQLYIETGKNSDLRVYTLFEGDAPHGSINILHYVAAGEKSNVTVSKVQVQGSRIRHIDQRLVKDGAGSHVKFVSAEIGGHETLIYVKADLDHDDSEFKSQSMYLGAGEQLVDYSYWVPTKGCRTNTDILTTGALMDRSRKYFRGTIDFLRGGKKAVGSESDTCLLLNKGVHSISIPLLLCKEDDVEGNHASSSGQVDPDMLFYLMSRGFSEAGARLIIVESNIRPVIDQLGDDKLENRALQAVREKMQVCYQEGDCHDQCAKRFPNID from the coding sequence ATGAAACAACAATTTAATGAACTCCCGCGTCCGACGTTTAAATGGATGAAAGTCAATCACCAGGAACTGGATGCACAGAAAGACGTCAAGCTCCAATCGACTATGATGCGGGAACGGCACGAAGGCGCTGCCGTGGTCCAATTCTATAACGGAAACCAGCTTCCGGACCTGGGGGATTTCCCCGGTGCCAATAAGGAGGTGCTGGCACAGGCCGTGAAGGGCGGCAATGTGAACTGCAAAATCACGGTTCCGGACGGCAAGAAGGGTGCCGTCTGGCTGGAATATCAGGTCACGGAGGCAGCTCCGAACCTTGTCGGGCAGCTTTATATCGAGACCGGCAAAAACAGTGATCTCCGCGTCTACACGCTCTTTGAAGGGGATGCACCGCACGGTTCCATCAATATCCTTCATTATGTAGCAGCCGGCGAGAAGTCCAACGTGACCGTGAGCAAGGTACAGGTCCAGGGTAGCCGCATCCGTCATATCGATCAGCGCCTCGTAAAGGATGGTGCGGGCAGCCATGTAAAATTTGTATCGGCTGAAATCGGCGGTCATGAAACCTTGATTTATGTAAAGGCTGACCTCGATCACGATGACTCCGAGTTCAAGAGCCAGTCTATGTATCTGGGCGCCGGTGAGCAGCTTGTCGACTATTCCTACTGGGTACCGACAAAGGGCTGCCGGACGAATACGGATATCCTGACGACAGGTGCCCTGATGGATCGTTCCAGGAAGTATTTCCGCGGAACTATCGACTTCCTGCGCGGCGGCAAGAAAGCCGTTGGCAGTGAATCCGATACGTGTCTGCTCCTCAATAAAGGAGTCCATTCGATTTCCATTCCGCTGCTTCTGTGCAAGGAAGATGATGTCGAAGGCAACCATGCTTCCAGTTCCGGCCAGGTAGATCCGGATATGCTGTTCTATCTGATGAGCCGCGGCTTCAGCGAAGCGGGTGCCCGCCTTATCATCGTGGAATCGAATATTCGCCCGGTCATCGACCAGTTAGGGGATGACAAGCTGGAAAACCGGGCATTGCAGGCTGTTCGTGAAAAGATGCAGGTCTGCTATCAGGAAGGAGATTGTCATGATCAATGTGCGAAAAGATTTCCCAATATTGACTAA
- a CDS encoding SufS family cysteine desulfurase, producing the protein MVMINVRKDFPILTKMHNGHQIVYFDNAATTQKPYQVIHAIVDFLENHNGNPHRGAHILSIEATEAYDAAKKAVARFINAKSPDEIIFVRNTTEALNLVARSYGEANLHAGDKIVIPISEHHSDLVPWQRVAAKTGAKLVYMYLDDTGHFTDEDLAKIDEHTKIVAFAAVSNVLGMKRPIEKIIQKAHSVGAIAVLDGAQSAPHMKSDVQKWDCDFYAFSGHKMLASAGTGVLYGKMELLKSMEPFLSGGDMIEYVQEQSTTFAEVPYKFEAGTENVEGAVALHAAIDYLEDIGFDAIEAHEYELTKRCLEGMKKLPYIHILGSTDPEEKVGVISFTIDGVHPHDAATILDSYGIAVRSGHHCAQPLGHHLHVEASNRASFYIYNTVEEVDYFLSMLPKVRKQMGLNA; encoded by the coding sequence ATTGTCATGATCAATGTGCGAAAAGATTTCCCAATATTGACTAAGATGCATAATGGGCATCAGATCGTTTATTTTGATAATGCCGCTACCACGCAGAAACCGTATCAGGTCATTCACGCTATCGTCGACTTTCTGGAAAACCACAACGGGAATCCGCACCGCGGTGCCCACATTCTGAGCATCGAAGCCACGGAAGCCTATGACGCGGCCAAAAAAGCCGTGGCCCGTTTTATCAATGCCAAATCTCCCGATGAGATTATCTTTGTCCGCAATACGACGGAAGCGCTGAACCTTGTGGCCCGCAGCTACGGTGAAGCAAACCTTCACGCCGGCGACAAGATTGTCATTCCGATTTCCGAACACCATTCCGACCTCGTGCCCTGGCAGCGCGTGGCCGCAAAGACCGGGGCCAAACTGGTCTATATGTATCTGGACGATACCGGTCATTTTACGGATGAAGACCTGGCAAAGATTGACGAACACACGAAAATTGTCGCTTTTGCCGCAGTAAGCAACGTCCTCGGCATGAAGCGCCCGATTGAAAAAATTATTCAAAAGGCCCATTCCGTCGGTGCCATTGCCGTTCTCGACGGGGCTCAGTCGGCACCGCATATGAAGTCCGATGTGCAAAAGTGGGACTGCGATTTTTACGCCTTCTCCGGTCACAAGATGCTTGCTTCGGCAGGCACCGGTGTCCTCTACGGCAAGATGGAGCTCCTGAAGTCCATGGAACCCTTCCTTTCTGGCGGCGATATGATAGAATATGTACAGGAACAATCGACAACGTTTGCGGAAGTTCCTTATAAATTTGAAGCCGGTACGGAAAACGTAGAAGGCGCCGTGGCGCTGCATGCTGCCATTGACTACCTGGAAGATATCGGGTTCGACGCTATCGAAGCTCATGAATACGAACTGACAAAGCGGTGCCTCGAAGGCATGAAGAAGCTGCCGTACATCCATATTCTGGGCAGCACGGACCCGGAAGAAAAGGTAGGGGTTATTTCCTTTACCATCGACGGCGTCCATCCGCATGACGCGGCGACTATCCTCGACAGCTACGGTATTGCTGTCCGCTCCGGCCATCACTGTGCGCAGCCGCTGGGACATCATCTGCACGTGGAAGCGTCCAACCGGGCCAGCTTCTATATTTACAACACGGTAGAGGAAGTGGATTACTTCCTCAGCATGCTGCCCAAGGTCCGCAAACAAATGGGACTTAATGCATAA
- a CDS encoding polyribonucleotide nucleotidyltransferase: MHTYSTELGGRTLTIETGKIAKQANGAVLVRYGETAVIVAVTGTDTPREGVDFFPLTVDFEEKMYACGKIPGGFLRREGRPAETAILTSRLIDRPIRPMFPEGYHNDVQIVATAVSVDPDNAPDIPAMIGASCALSISDIPFEGPIAGVRVGLVDGKFVINPTVAQAEVSELNLAVAGTKDAILMIEAGAKEVPESTMLDAIFFGHEEIKKLVAFQEKIQAEVGKPKMEFTVYTPPEDLAKEIDDYGEPKIHDALMDPDKLHRDKMVEEAKEEIMAHFVELYPDNEVDIAHVVQKLVKRVFRHIITVDKIRPDGRALDEIRPISCEVGLLARPHGSALFTRGQTQVLNCLALAPLREAQTLETLSGDVTKRYIHHYNFPPYSVGETKPLRSPGRREIGHGALAERALLPVIPSVEEFPYTIRLVSEVLESNGSSSMASTCASTLSLMDAGVPIKAPVSGVAMGLVKEGDDFTILTDIQGLEDANGDMDFKVAGTAKGITAMQMDIKIDGINRAIFEQALEQAKRGRAYILGKMLECIPEPRKELKKYAPKITTLKVNVDKIKDIIGPGGKIIKKITEESGAKIDIEEDGTVYVAADSASADKAIAAINAITAEPEVGKIYTGKVTRIMNFGAFVEFMPGHEGLVHISQLAPQRVEKVEDVVSVGDEIVVKLVEIDSKGRMNLSRKAALQAR, from the coding sequence ATGCATACATACAGCACAGAGTTGGGGGGAAGAACCCTCACCATTGAAACCGGTAAGATTGCTAAGCAGGCCAATGGCGCAGTCCTGGTCCGCTATGGCGAAACGGCTGTCATTGTGGCCGTAACCGGTACAGATACGCCTCGGGAAGGCGTGGACTTTTTCCCATTGACGGTTGATTTTGAAGAGAAGATGTACGCCTGCGGCAAGATCCCTGGAGGGTTCCTGCGCAGAGAAGGACGTCCGGCCGAAACGGCTATTCTGACGTCCCGCCTGATTGACCGGCCGATTCGTCCGATGTTCCCGGAAGGGTACCACAACGATGTGCAGATCGTAGCAACGGCAGTTTCCGTAGACCCGGATAACGCTCCGGATATTCCTGCTATGATTGGTGCTTCCTGCGCCCTGTCCATTTCCGATATTCCTTTTGAAGGTCCGATTGCCGGTGTCCGCGTCGGTCTTGTCGATGGCAAGTTTGTCATCAACCCGACGGTGGCCCAGGCTGAAGTGAGTGAACTGAACCTTGCCGTGGCCGGCACGAAGGATGCTATCCTGATGATTGAAGCCGGTGCCAAGGAAGTGCCTGAAAGCACGATGCTGGATGCCATTTTCTTCGGTCATGAAGAAATCAAGAAGCTCGTCGCTTTCCAGGAAAAGATTCAGGCAGAAGTCGGCAAACCCAAGATGGAATTTACCGTTTATACGCCGCCGGAAGATCTGGCCAAAGAAATCGACGATTACGGCGAACCGAAGATTCATGACGCCCTGATGGATCCTGACAAGCTCCACCGCGATAAGATGGTGGAAGAAGCCAAGGAAGAAATCATGGCTCACTTCGTGGAACTGTATCCGGATAATGAAGTAGATATTGCCCATGTGGTACAAAAGCTCGTGAAGAGAGTCTTCCGCCACATTATTACCGTAGATAAGATCCGTCCTGATGGCCGTGCCCTCGACGAAATCCGTCCGATCAGCTGTGAAGTAGGGCTTCTGGCCCGTCCGCACGGCAGTGCCCTCTTTACGAGAGGTCAGACTCAGGTACTGAACTGCCTGGCTCTTGCTCCGCTGCGTGAAGCTCAGACGCTCGAAACGCTGTCCGGTGATGTGACGAAGCGCTACATCCACCATTACAATTTCCCGCCTTACAGCGTCGGTGAAACCAAGCCGCTGCGCAGCCCGGGCCGTCGTGAAATCGGTCATGGTGCCCTGGCTGAAAGAGCACTGCTGCCGGTTATCCCGTCCGTAGAAGAATTCCCGTATACGATCCGCCTCGTTTCCGAAGTGCTGGAATCCAACGGCTCTTCTTCCATGGCTTCTACCTGCGCCAGCACGCTGTCCCTCATGGACGCCGGTGTACCTATCAAGGCTCCGGTTTCCGGCGTGGCTATGGGTCTTGTTAAGGAAGGGGACGATTTCACCATCCTTACCGATATCCAGGGCCTGGAAGATGCTAACGGCGATATGGACTTTAAGGTTGCCGGTACGGCTAAAGGCATTACGGCAATGCAGATGGATATCAAGATTGACGGTATCAACCGTGCAATCTTCGAGCAGGCATTGGAACAAGCCAAGAGGGGCCGTGCCTACATCCTCGGCAAGATGCTGGAATGCATCCCTGAACCGCGTAAGGAACTGAAGAAATACGCTCCGAAGATTACGACCCTTAAGGTCAATGTCGATAAAATTAAAGATATCATTGGACCTGGCGGCAAGATTATCAAGAAAATCACCGAAGAATCCGGTGCCAAGATCGATATCGAAGAAGACGGTACGGTTTATGTGGCTGCTGACAGTGCATCCGCCGATAAGGCTATTGCAGCCATCAACGCAATTACGGCAGAACCGGAAGTCGGTAAGATCTATACCGGTAAGGTTACCCGGATTATGAACTTCGGGGCTTTTGTAGAATTCATGCCCGGTCACGAAGGACTGGTTCATATCTCCCAGCTGGCACCGCAGCGTGTAGAAAAGGTGGAAGATGTAGTGAGCGTGGGCGATGAGATTGTGGTTAAATTGGTCGAAATCGACTCTAAGGGCCGCATGAATCTTTCCCGTAAAGCTGCACTGCAGGCCAGATAA
- a CDS encoding SUF system NifU family Fe-S cluster assembly protein, whose amino-acid sequence MSMDMGSLYSDIILEHNQNLENKHELDHCTVSEHGHNPSCGDDLTLQADIENGIIKDAAYTGHGCAISQASADIMVDLMKGKSVKEALRLIDLFLSMIKREVTDDDKLEELEDAIALKNISNMPARVKCAVLAWHTLKEALERENNK is encoded by the coding sequence ATGAGTATGGACATGGGGTCGTTATATTCTGATATCATTCTGGAACACAACCAGAACCTGGAAAACAAGCATGAGCTGGATCACTGCACAGTATCCGAGCACGGTCATAACCCGAGCTGCGGCGATGACCTGACGCTTCAGGCCGATATCGAAAACGGCATTATCAAGGACGCGGCCTATACAGGTCATGGCTGTGCCATCAGTCAGGCTTCCGCCGATATTATGGTGGACCTGATGAAGGGTAAATCAGTGAAGGAAGCGCTGCGCCTGATTGATCTCTTTCTCAGCATGATCAAACGTGAAGTGACGGATGATGATAAGCTGGAAGAACTGGAAGACGCCATTGCACTGAAAAATATTTCCAATATGCCGGCGCGTGTAAAATGTGCCGTACTGGCATGGCATACGCTGAAAGAAGCTTTGGAAAGAGAAAATAATAAATAA
- the rpmB gene encoding 50S ribosomal protein L28 codes for MACICDICKKGELSGNNVSRSNRHVKRSWKPNVQKVKAVVNGEVKNLNVCTRCLRSGKVTRAI; via the coding sequence ATGGCATGCATCTGTGATATCTGCAAAAAAGGTGAGCTGTCCGGCAACAACGTCAGCCGTTCCAATAGACATGTAAAACGTTCTTGGAAACCTAACGTTCAGAAGGTAAAGGCAGTTGTAAACGGCGAAGTAAAGAACCTCAACGTTTGCACTCGCTGCTTACGTTCCGGCAAGGTGACCCGCGCCATCTAA
- a CDS encoding zinc ribbon domain-containing protein: MEINGSGGSLVEKEYNLPLEVLWKLGLEVLEDMHVEVSSRDDGEHLLNGTLVSEEKSFLFGHPKIKEVAFAVQPLTEGCQVIIDIHKKRLEVYSFRVQNKETERFMKLFDAKIAAYRAHRICPSCGRTIQADAAFCPYCGAAVKK, encoded by the coding sequence ATGGAAATTAACGGCAGCGGCGGCAGCCTCGTAGAAAAAGAATATAATTTGCCACTGGAAGTACTCTGGAAGCTGGGACTTGAAGTCCTGGAAGACATGCATGTCGAAGTGTCGAGCCGGGATGACGGGGAGCATTTGCTGAATGGAACGCTGGTTTCGGAAGAAAAATCTTTTCTTTTCGGCCATCCCAAAATCAAAGAAGTTGCCTTTGCCGTGCAGCCCCTTACGGAAGGCTGTCAGGTGATTATCGATATTCATAAGAAACGCCTGGAAGTCTACAGCTTCCGCGTGCAGAATAAAGAAACAGAACGCTTTATGAAGCTTTTTGATGCCAAAATTGCTGCTTACCGGGCACACCGGATTTGTCCTTCCTGCGGGAGGACGATTCAGGCCGATGCGGCTTTTTGTCCGTACTGCGGCGCGGCCGTCAAAAAGTAA
- the sufC gene encoding Fe-S cluster assembly ATPase SufC, which yields MSELLRVEGLKVAVEGKEILKGVDLVINKGETHVIMGSNGAGKSTLFNAIMGNPKYVVTGGKIYFEGREITGEPVNERAKAGIFMAFQNPISVQGITVENFIRNAKSTVSGSTQRIMPFRRKLHAMMDTLKMDRSYAQRYVNEGFSGGERKKNEILQMCMLEPKLTMLDEIDSGLDVDAVRIVSEAVNKYHNEENALLIITHHSEILQKLHPDVVHVLIKGRIVKTGDASLIDEIEKNGYDSFQE from the coding sequence TGTAGAAGGAAAAGAAATTTTAAAGGGCGTGGATCTTGTCATTAATAAAGGCGAAACTCACGTCATTATGGGCTCCAACGGGGCTGGTAAATCGACTTTGTTCAATGCGATAATGGGCAATCCTAAGTACGTAGTCACTGGCGGCAAGATTTATTTCGAAGGCCGTGAAATTACCGGAGAACCCGTTAACGAGCGGGCCAAAGCCGGTATTTTTATGGCCTTTCAGAACCCGATTTCCGTTCAGGGCATTACGGTCGAGAACTTCATCCGCAACGCCAAGAGCACCGTATCCGGATCAACGCAGCGCATCATGCCGTTCCGCAGAAAGCTTCACGCTATGATGGATACGCTGAAGATGGATCGCTCCTATGCACAGCGGTATGTCAATGAAGGGTTTTCCGGCGGCGAACGCAAGAAGAACGAAATTCTGCAGATGTGCATGCTGGAACCGAAACTGACCATGCTTGACGAAATCGACTCCGGCCTGGATGTCGACGCTGTCCGCATCGTATCGGAAGCAGTCAACAAATACCATAATGAAGAAAACGCACTGCTCATCATTACGCACCATAGCGAAATTCTGCAAAAACTGCATCCGGATGTGGTACATGTCTTGATTAAAGGCCGCATTGTAAAGACCGGAGATGCTTCCCTGATTGATGAAATCGAGAAGAACGGCTACGATTCCTTCCAGGAATAA